The proteins below come from a single Vanessa cardui chromosome 7, ilVanCard2.1, whole genome shotgun sequence genomic window:
- the LOC124531454 gene encoding uncharacterized protein LOC124531454, which yields MALSVALPLAGLETENFNSFRHIIDIAGLSQSQTSPSPSVSSESSGIGSLGSLKSESVNNDSLPSSPQTTEKKLFEPVVQPQPRPKEKKVEDVTIFYGGHDILNLSANLTDPRWNYRATVLPPNNPALFFANRSQYHRLGPYGTRTQYVKDSCRLCGFSWVVAATD from the exons ATGGCTTTATCAGTTGCACTACCTCTGGCTGGATTGGAGACAGAAAATTTTAATTCGTTCAGGCATATCATAGATATAGCGGGCCTGTCTCAGTCTCAGACGAGCCCGAGCCCATCTGTCTCCAGTGAATCTAGCGGTATCGGCTCATTGGGCTCGTTGAAATCCGAGTCGGTGAATAACGACTCTTTGCCGTCTAGTCCTCAGACAACAGAGAAg AAATTATTCGAACCCGTTGTGCAACCACAGCCACGTCCGAAAGAGAAAAAAGTTGAAgatgttacaatattttacgGAGGGCATGATATTCTCAACTTGAGTGCTAATCTCACTGATCCTCGATGGAATTACCGTGCCACAGTACTGCCACCAAACAACCCTGCACTGTTCTTCGCCAACCGATCGCAGTACCACCGGTTGGGACCGTACGGGACACGCACGCAGTACGTAAAAGATTCTTGCCGCTTGTGTGGCTTCTCTTGGGTCGTAGCCGCCACAGATTAA